In Spirobacillus cienkowskii, a genomic segment contains:
- a CDS encoding DUF1778 domain-containing protein yields MYTQRKPAKKKFLAVKRTTIPPIRMTQEEKELIYRATLLSGQTISQFVFNNVLNAAQNIINKNSILVENEDYLQLLNQEEPQSNNDNKNLKSAFATLANYSGK; encoded by the coding sequence ATGTATACACAAAGAAAACCTGCTAAAAAAAAGTTCTTAGCGGTAAAACGCACAACCATACCTCCAATCAGAATGACTCAAGAAGAAAAGGAGTTGATTTACCGCGCAACCTTACTTTCAGGACAAACGATTTCTCAATTTGTATTTAACAACGTGTTAAATGCTGCACAAAATATTATTAATAAAAATTCTATTTTAGTTGAAAATGAAGACTATTTACAATTATTAAATCAAGAAGAACCGCAATCTAACAATGATAATAAAAATCTAAAATCTGCTTTTGCTACGCTCGCTAACTATTCTGGAAAGTAA
- a CDS encoding helix-turn-helix transcriptional regulator, translated as MKTTDSKHNRKVFLNLITQDFRAYSPNSLWTSDITYIPTKEGWLYLCVVLDCFSITRRALKELDKAPSQVQIKYIAWVKLVEKTGLMETRKIGVTRQFLNAIELNKTPANIDLAIDIAHALGYPEFLFLEVCINDLLRRKGVLGTVKVQLNGTAA; from the coding sequence GTGAAAACCACCGATTCCAAACACAATCGAAAGGTTTTTCTAAACCTCATTACCCAAGATTTCAGAGCTTACTCACCCAATTCTTTATGGACTTCTGACATTACATATATCCCCACAAAAGAAGGTTGGCTTTATTTATGCGTGGTTTTAGACTGCTTTTCGATAACAAGAAGAGCTCTAAAAGAATTAGACAAAGCACCATCACAAGTACAAATTAAGTATATCGCTTGGGTCAAGCTTGTAGAAAAAACAGGGCTTATGGAAACAAGAAAAATTGGTGTCACAAGACAATTTTTAAATGCTATAGAACTTAATAAAACTCCTGCTAATATTGATCTTGCAATCGATATCGCTCATGCTTTAGGCTACCCTGAATTTTTATTTCTTGAAGTGTGTATCAATGATTTATTGAGAAGAAAAGGAGTGCTAGGAACTGTAAAAGTACAACTTAATGGCACAGCTGCTTAA
- a CDS encoding helix-turn-helix domain-containing protein, which produces MENFAKKMTYTGKFVQGEIDKDALKYWEDIGSNFTEIKIKLIELIESWRNENSISINEFCKRIDITPRQYYRIINKETNITILSLVEITKFLGYKLEINFKKLE; this is translated from the coding sequence ATGGAAAATTTTGCTAAAAAAATGACCTACACAGGAAAATTTGTTCAAGGAGAAATTGACAAAGATGCATTGAAATATTGGGAAGATATTGGAAGCAACTTTACTGAAATTAAAATAAAATTAATTGAGTTAATTGAAAGTTGGCGAAACGAAAATTCTATTAGCATTAATGAATTTTGTAAAAGAATAGACATCACTCCAAGACAATACTATAGAATTATAAATAAAGAAACTAACATTACAATTTTAAGTCTTGTTGAAATTACAAAATTCTTAGGTTACAAACTTGAAATTAATTTTAAAAAACTAGAATAA
- a CDS encoding DUF3800 domain-containing protein, giving the protein MYLIYFDENKYSKENPFFYIGGILLKDDKLTDLESTIMQIQFNYFSTNILTKDTELHGISIFQGKDNFKTRKLEERVRLFNDITTFVIDNKIPIRMVRIDIEAHRKKYKYPQPEYNLGLTLVLERFCDFLENVNDIGVVFGDYEGDEISKSILDFSQFKHIGKTPMYHGRALGRLKDTVYFSHSHHSRFLQITDILVYMAGRFENNGINPSTFKWHETQVYENWEKIKLGTDFKIQRWP; this is encoded by the coding sequence ATGTATTTAATTTATTTTGATGAAAATAAATATTCAAAGGAAAACCCCTTTTTTTATATCGGAGGAATTCTTTTGAAAGATGATAAACTAACAGATCTTGAATCAACAATTATGCAAATTCAATTTAATTATTTCAGTACTAATATTCTTACAAAAGATACTGAACTACACGGTATTAGTATTTTCCAAGGGAAAGATAATTTTAAAACGAGAAAGCTTGAAGAACGTGTGAGATTATTTAACGACATCACAACGTTTGTAATCGATAATAAAATACCTATAAGAATGGTACGCATCGATATTGAAGCACATAGAAAAAAATATAAATATCCACAACCAGAATATAACCTAGGGCTTACTCTTGTATTGGAACGCTTTTGTGACTTTTTAGAGAATGTTAATGACATTGGGGTCGTGTTTGGGGATTACGAAGGTGATGAAATTAGCAAATCCATCCTTGATTTTTCACAGTTTAAACACATAGGAAAGACCCCAATGTACCACGGGCGTGCCCTTGGAAGGCTGAAAGACACGGTTTATTTCTCTCATTCCCATCACAGTAGATTTTTGCAAATAACGGATATCCTTGTCTATATGGCCGGCCGTTTTGAAAATAACGGCATAAATCCAAGCACTTTTAAATGGCATGAAACTCAAGTGTATGAAAATTGGGAAAAAATTAAGCTTGGAACGGACTTTAAAATACAAAGGTGGCCTTAA
- a CDS encoding DUF4365 domain-containing protein yields the protein MEFDDSKWKEKFSEAYIYAITAQAGWKVAKWSVDEGLVDATIDTCIKHEDGLESPYKIDLQLKCTESPTTNNETFISYTLKKDRHIENIKKKTFTDPFYFILFNVPKEKKKWVEHEKDVVDYKTILKYCAYYYEFNPENNNLTSSKTIRFEKKSIFDVNFLDNLIFGFNTYQNYSQYKIKRLMELEKLTTRNLN from the coding sequence ATGGAATTTGATGATTCAAAATGGAAAGAAAAATTTAGTGAAGCCTACATTTATGCAATTACTGCACAAGCAGGCTGGAAAGTGGCTAAATGGAGTGTTGATGAAGGTCTTGTTGATGCTACAATAGATACCTGTATTAAACATGAAGATGGCTTAGAGTCGCCTTATAAAATTGACTTACAACTAAAATGTACTGAAAGTCCGACAACAAATAATGAAACATTTATTTCATATACTTTAAAAAAAGATAGGCACATTGAAAATATCAAAAAGAAAACTTTTACAGATCCATTTTATTTTATACTCTTTAATGTTCCAAAAGAAAAAAAGAAATGGGTTGAGCATGAAAAAGATGTTGTAGATTATAAGACAATTTTAAAATATTGTGCTTACTATTATGAATTCAATCCTGAGAATAATAATTTAACTTCAAGTAAAACAATTCGGTTTGAGAAAAAATCAATATTTGATGTTAATTTTTTAGACAATTTAATTTTTGGATTCAATACATATCAGAATTATAGCCAATATAAAATTAAAAGACTAATGGAATTAGAAAAACTTACTACTAGAAATTTAAATTAA
- a CDS encoding IS630 family transposase, which translates to MQNEIKKKFSKSGLYKFLQRTLIRRVVPRTKHIKNDPEKMAEWIKDLPNKINEIKVKNPGKKINIDFQDESRFGQMTIKSGIWSPFPIRPEFKTQMGYLNSWIYATANKDTGKYFGMILPNLNVENMQIFINEYSKTVPKNEHIIMILDGASAHKSKKLILPQNISFIFLPSFSPELNPIERLWSYFKRNHLSFKIYKDYEDLVQKCSSGWNQLTQKIVKSIMNSKPKASLC; encoded by the coding sequence ATCCAAAACGAAATTAAAAAAAAATTTAGTAAAAGTGGGTTATACAAGTTCCTTCAAAGAACATTAATAAGAAGAGTTGTTCCAAGAACAAAGCATATAAAAAATGACCCAGAAAAAATGGCCGAATGGATTAAAGATTTACCAAATAAAATTAATGAAATTAAAGTAAAAAATCCAGGAAAAAAAATAAACATAGATTTTCAAGATGAATCACGATTTGGACAAATGACAATAAAATCTGGTATTTGGAGTCCTTTCCCAATCAGACCAGAATTTAAAACTCAAATGGGTTATTTAAACTCATGGATTTATGCTACTGCTAACAAAGATACGGGCAAATATTTTGGAATGATATTACCAAATTTAAATGTTGAAAACATGCAAATTTTTATCAATGAGTACTCCAAGACCGTACCTAAGAATGAGCATATTATTATGATACTAGATGGAGCTAGTGCACATAAAAGCAAAAAATTAATTTTACCCCAAAATATATCATTTATTTTTTTACCTTCATTTTCTCCAGAGTTAAATCCAATTGAAAGGTTATGGAGTTATTTTAAAAGGAATCACTTATCATTTAAAATTTATAAAGATTATGAAGATCTCGTTCAAAAATGCTCTAGTGGTTGGAATCAATTAACACAAAAAATTGTCAAGTCAATTATGAATTCAAAACCTAAGGCAAGCTTATGTTAA
- a CDS encoding Fic family protein → MLHIAQLEQYAAQNHPISEKIIQTLHALVMSNGRARLKPTPYRDGQNVIRDSGTRTIVYMPPEAKDVPGLMRNLVLWINKNEEELPCPIVAGIAHYQFATIHPYYDGNGRTSRLLTTLILHLGGYDLKGLYSLEEYYAKNLLGYYRAISIGSSHNYYFGRAESDITDWIEYFIEGMAFAFKKVVTQMAVSHKKGEKDHFELLRALDPKQRKVKEFNVINSKQIGNLFGFQPRTNAALCKKWVECGFLEIVDDSNKARKYKLASLYDVLVG, encoded by the coding sequence ATGCTGCATATTGCTCAGCTTGAGCAATATGCAGCACAAAATCATCCAATATCTGAAAAAATAATTCAAACCTTACATGCCCTTGTGATGAGTAACGGCCGCGCCCGCCTTAAACCAACTCCCTATCGTGATGGGCAGAACGTTATTAGGGACAGTGGTACAAGAACAATTGTTTATATGCCTCCAGAAGCAAAAGATGTACCAGGACTCATGCGTAATTTGGTATTGTGGATCAACAAAAATGAAGAAGAGCTACCATGCCCCATTGTTGCTGGTATTGCTCATTACCAATTTGCAACAATCCATCCTTATTATGATGGCAATGGACGAACAAGCAGGTTGCTGACAACCTTGATTCTCCATCTTGGCGGATATGATTTAAAAGGGCTGTATTCTCTTGAAGAATATTACGCTAAAAATCTACTTGGCTATTATAGAGCCATCAGCATTGGATCATCGCATAATTATTATTTTGGAAGAGCTGAAAGCGATATTACAGATTGGATCGAATATTTTATTGAGGGCATGGCTTTTGCTTTTAAGAAGGTTGTTACTCAAATGGCTGTTAGTCATAAAAAAGGAGAAAAAGATCATTTTGAATTATTGCGTGCATTGGATCCAAAGCAACGAAAAGTTAAAGAATTTAATGTTATCAATTCTAAACAAATAGGAAATTTATTTGGGTTTCAGCCGCGAACAAATGCGGCTCTTTGTAAAAAATGGGTTGAATGTGGTTTTTTAGAAATTGTTGATGACTCAAATAAAGCCAGAAAATATAAACTTGCATCATTGTATGATGTTCTTGTGGGCTAA
- a CDS encoding SMI1/KNR4 family protein has translation MKKDIVFETREEKVDISVVREFENKIGFKFPQAYVDIVVDFNGATIQNHMNIFYFYSNFIDRYESYPLGSFLGYNTDCSIEWYWESNLSRDEEFAYPKNVIAFAVDPGGEEICFDYRHDPKTDNPKIVVWHHEAESGSSSELSFVATSFAEFLDMLYVSSSGARKTYNEELFWQNRENRRKETLENQ, from the coding sequence GTGAAAAAAGATATTGTATTTGAAACGCGCGAAGAAAAAGTTGATATTTCTGTAGTGCGTGAGTTTGAAAATAAAATAGGGTTTAAATTTCCCCAGGCTTATGTTGATATTGTTGTTGATTTTAATGGTGCAACAATTCAAAACCATATGAATATTTTTTATTTTTATTCTAATTTTATAGATCGTTACGAAAGTTATCCTTTGGGTTCATTTTTAGGATATAATACAGACTGTTCAATAGAATGGTATTGGGAATCCAATTTATCAAGAGATGAAGAGTTTGCATATCCTAAAAATGTCATTGCATTTGCGGTTGATCCAGGAGGAGAAGAAATTTGCTTTGATTACCGTCATGATCCTAAAACAGATAACCCTAAAATAGTGGTGTGGCACCATGAAGCAGAATCTGGTTCAAGTTCCGAACTATCTTTTGTAGCTACGAGTTTTGCTGAGTTTTTAGATATGTTGTACGTCAGCAGTTCAGGAGCGAGAAAGACATACAATGAAGAACTTTTCTGGCAAAACCGAGAAAACCGTCGCAAAGAAACTTTAGAAAATCAATAA
- a CDS encoding immunity protein Imm33 domain-containing protein, whose protein sequence is MNKVEEQKAISLKYGTLYIECPLNLKVGISKNILNKELTMPINAMRYLPSKDTTVWYIWAGEEFSESNDFFVALHAEHLEKYCPLIIKYLGLPPGWRVLIDDSAYENVWYDSSLLVE, encoded by the coding sequence ATGAATAAAGTTGAAGAGCAAAAAGCGATAAGCTTAAAGTATGGCACATTGTACATAGAGTGCCCGCTAAACTTAAAAGTTGGAATAAGTAAAAATATTTTAAATAAAGAATTAACAATGCCAATAAACGCTATGCGTTACCTCCCTTCAAAGGATACAACAGTTTGGTATATTTGGGCAGGTGAAGAGTTTTCTGAAAGTAATGATTTTTTTGTTGCATTGCATGCAGAACATTTAGAAAAATATTGTCCTTTAATAATAAAATATTTGGGATTACCACCTGGTTGGAGAGTTTTAATTGATGATTCTGCATATGAAAATGTATGGTACGATTCTTCTTTATTAGTTGAATAA
- a CDS encoding IS5 family transposase produces MLRLMITDQLWSRLAPLLKEFKIHFSNRIRIFMEAVFWKLRTGAPWRDLPTEFGSYSTVFNKFNRWSKLGIWQKLFLKIRGELDNEWNFIDSTIVKAHQYSVNSKCKKRECIGRSVCGNSSKIHMLSDSHGNPIDFIISEGQVHDSKIANQLIEISDAESLIADRGYGDQKIRANLANKKIQAVIPKRRNALDKANTGFDKYLYKIRHLIENLFARLKQFRSIATRYDKSKNNYASFIYIGSSLIWGKI; encoded by the coding sequence ATGTTGAGGTTGATGATAACAGATCAATTATGGTCAAGGCTAGCACCATTGCTTAAAGAATTTAAGATTCATTTTTCAAATAGAATTAGGATTTTTATGGAAGCTGTTTTTTGGAAATTACGAACAGGAGCGCCATGGAGAGATCTTCCAACAGAATTTGGTTCCTATTCAACTGTATTTAATAAATTTAATCGATGGTCAAAATTAGGAATCTGGCAAAAATTATTTTTAAAAATTCGCGGTGAATTAGATAATGAATGGAACTTTATTGATTCAACAATCGTTAAGGCGCATCAATATTCAGTGAATTCAAAATGTAAAAAACGGGAATGTATTGGTCGCTCAGTTTGTGGCAATTCAAGTAAAATACATATGCTTTCAGATTCACATGGGAATCCAATAGATTTTATTATAAGCGAAGGGCAAGTTCACGATAGTAAAATTGCAAATCAACTTATTGAAATAAGTGATGCAGAAAGTTTAATTGCAGATCGTGGATATGGTGATCAAAAAATTAGAGCTAATTTAGCTAATAAAAAAATTCAGGCAGTTATTCCTAAAAGGAGAAACGCCCTTGATAAGGCAAATACTGGTTTTGATAAGTATTTATATAAAATCAGGCATTTGATAGAAAATTTATTTGCTCGATTAAAACAATTTAGAAGCATTGCTACCCGTTATGATAAAAGTAAAAATAACTATGCTTCTTTCATTTATATTGGAAGTTCACTCATTTGGGGAAAAATTTGA
- a CDS encoding CopG family antitoxin, translated as MNKYVKNQDESDYTKIDFDEQKTIEAYKKHKKSSKNPTSVNLPNEVIADLKAIALKKGLPYQVLMRMIIIEGVDKLKNSA; from the coding sequence ATGAACAAATATGTAAAGAATCAAGATGAAAGCGACTACACCAAAATTGACTTTGATGAACAAAAAACCATTGAAGCATATAAAAAACATAAAAAAAGTTCTAAAAACCCAACTAGTGTTAATTTACCAAATGAAGTGATCGCAGATCTTAAAGCCATTGCTCTCAAAAAGGGTTTGCCTTACCAAGTTTTAATGAGAATGATTATTATTGAAGGTGTTGATAAATTAAAAAACAGCGCTTAA
- a CDS encoding SMI1/KNR4 family protein, which produces MQNITEFENKYSLKLPVHYKNLLKEHHYLKVRVHYTTNVQEVINNDDKEDYVGYLVTFTPHVEDMYAMEYEIKHNSDVFFNNKLIPFAKDRKGNYNCLSYLNGLRDSEPSVVYVKLGAIEDKKIIEKIDYVANSFECILPTLTEKLPEIDVYGTSSTVKVNVSNEKKQLFKENPYSQFGEYLNKNYYTNKYFEIKNKKGDSFLNYLEKINPKRYQNLMQTINNSLREEEMHFLKEFKQEASTPAFTQFSKCVVKGLNPEEYIFRGLTLKNMPSTRTEHEILTDIAQVLYNTAPDDFIKIVFNGALAPTGRNAKYLFDAFDAEDKMKIYDIDELSFVNLTMLFSELRQYLTDQYERPLRELRIYYYIDKAKIEKQYFYYYQMYDDH; this is translated from the coding sequence ATGCAAAACATAACAGAATTTGAAAACAAATACAGTTTAAAACTACCTGTGCATTATAAAAATTTATTAAAGGAACATCATTATTTAAAAGTGCGGGTGCATTATACCACCAATGTGCAAGAAGTGATAAATAATGATGATAAAGAAGATTATGTTGGTTATTTAGTTACTTTTACACCGCACGTTGAAGATATGTATGCCATGGAATATGAAATAAAACATAATTCAGACGTATTTTTTAATAATAAACTGATTCCTTTTGCAAAAGATCGTAAGGGTAATTACAATTGTCTCAGTTACTTAAATGGGTTGAGAGACTCAGAACCATCTGTGGTGTATGTAAAGTTAGGTGCTATTGAAGATAAAAAAATAATCGAAAAAATAGATTATGTTGCCAATAGTTTTGAATGTATTTTACCCACTTTAACAGAAAAGCTACCTGAAATTGATGTTTATGGTACGTCATCAACTGTAAAAGTAAATGTTTCTAACGAAAAAAAACAATTATTTAAAGAAAATCCGTATTCGCAGTTTGGGGAGTATTTGAATAAAAATTATTATACCAATAAATATTTTGAAATTAAAAATAAAAAAGGAGATAGTTTTTTAAATTATTTAGAAAAAATCAACCCAAAACGCTACCAAAACCTAATGCAAACAATCAATAATAGTCTTCGAGAAGAAGAGATGCATTTTCTAAAAGAATTTAAGCAAGAAGCCTCTACTCCGGCATTTACCCAGTTCTCCAAATGCGTGGTAAAAGGGCTAAACCCCGAAGAGTATATTTTTAGAGGCTTAACGTTAAAAAATATGCCTTCAACTCGCACTGAGCATGAAATTTTAACGGATATCGCTCAAGTTTTATACAATACTGCTCCCGATGATTTTATAAAAATTGTGTTTAATGGTGCTCTTGCACCTACTGGCCGTAATGCAAAATATTTGTTTGATGCGTTTGACGCCGAAGACAAAATGAAAATTTATGATATTGATGAACTGAGTTTTGTAAACTTAACCATGCTGTTTTCAGAATTGCGTCAGTATTTAACTGATCAATACGAGCGTCCTTTAAGGGAACTGCGAATTTATTATTATATTGATAAAGCTAAAATAGAAAAACAATATTTTTATTACTATCAAATGTATGATGATCATTAA